The proteins below are encoded in one region of Rana temporaria chromosome 2, aRanTem1.1, whole genome shotgun sequence:
- the TNNI1 gene encoding troponin I, slow skeletal muscle codes for MPEPERKSKISASRKLLLKSLMLAKAIEAWDQDHMTKQEEKQKYLNERVPQTNTHGLGLPALQELCRELHEKVGIVDEERYDIEAKVIHNTREIQDLRMKVLDLRGKFKRPPLRRVRVSADAMLRALLGSKHKVSMDLRANLKSVKKEDTEKERPVEVSDWRKNVEAMSGMEGRKKMFDAAKSPTSQ; via the exons ATGCCAGAACC AGAG AGGAAGTCAAAGATTTCAGCTTCACGTAAGCTCCTGCTAAAG AGTTTGATGCTTGCAAAGGCAATAGAAGCATGGGACCAAGACCATATGACAAAACAAGAGGAAAAGCAGAAATATCTTAATGAAAGGGTTCCACAAACTAACACACATGGTTTGGGACTGCCCGCCTTACAG GAACTGTGCCGGGAACTCCATGAGAAAGTCGGCATTGTTGATGAGGAAAGATATGACATTGAAGCAAAAGTTATTCATAATACAAGAGAA ATTCAAGACCTAAGAATGAAGGTGTTGGATCTGCGCGGCAAATTTAAGAGACCGCCACTTCGTAGAGTACGAGTTTCAGCCGATGCTATGCTCCGTGCTCTCCTGGGCTCAAAACATAAGGTCTCCATGGATTTGCGTGCCAACCTGAAATCTGTGAAGAAAGAGGATACTGAGAAG GAGCGTCCTGTAGAAGTCAGTGACTGGCGTAAGAATGTAGAGGCCATGTCAGGTATGGAAGGGAGAAAGAAAATGTTTGATGCAGCAAAATCCCCAACGTCACAATAA